From a region of the Aquipuribacter hungaricus genome:
- a CDS encoding LpqB family beta-propeller domain-containing protein — MRAPGRRSARARPVGRGLLAALLGLLLAGCVAIPTDGRVVAGGDVGQEGARAALRVTAEGPAEGADERQVVEGFLAAVAGLDDFSVAREFLAPDALDWRPGDQTVVHDDVAVFSPTVRTADDVASVQVQIDVVARIDEAGRYVEQAPTPEEVGFDLVQVRGEWRIADLPPGVLVSQVDAARVLTDFEVYFLDPTLRYLVPDVRWFPRLTSSATSLVRALLGGPSTPYLGALVSAAPAGTRLDLPTVQVVDGVATVDLTDEVLDADREERALLRAQLLQTLRAVPGVAEVVVSVDGSPLDQLTGQDAPDAPQLLVDPVVDDRPFVLGAPPADAVAPGSQGEVEGETGDGTEGEAEVEGETPALGDAGPVDGGASVPVLGADGRPLAAPGSSVLRLDRLDPVPVEGTDPLAAEVATGLAVSQDASVLAGLDASRRTLWLQTQAGAAPLPLVSGRGELLAPSFDPPGLPWVWTVSAGTAGSGEVPTVLAATAGDGAAPATELVEARFLVPGDEVRAVRVSRDGARVLLVVSHGDGSVDVEVRGVRRDAAGRPLSLSEAAFTVAAPLSDAVDAGWVTDEQVVVLGREGEEAVGPVVSQVGGTTEALAPTPGAVSVSAGSSARSIVVGTADGTVLRRSGALWLDGPAGVSPVYPG; from the coding sequence GTGAGGGCCCCGGGACGCCGTTCCGCCCGAGCCCGGCCGGTAGGTCGGGGGCTGCTCGCCGCGCTGCTCGGCCTCCTGCTCGCCGGCTGCGTCGCCATCCCCACCGACGGGCGGGTCGTCGCCGGCGGGGACGTCGGGCAGGAGGGTGCCCGCGCCGCGCTGCGGGTCACCGCGGAGGGGCCGGCCGAGGGCGCCGACGAGCGCCAGGTGGTCGAGGGCTTCCTCGCGGCCGTCGCCGGGCTCGACGACTTCTCCGTGGCGCGGGAGTTCCTGGCCCCGGACGCCCTGGACTGGCGTCCCGGGGACCAGACGGTGGTGCACGACGACGTCGCGGTGTTCTCCCCGACGGTGCGGACGGCCGACGACGTCGCCTCCGTGCAGGTCCAGATCGACGTGGTCGCCCGCATCGACGAGGCGGGCCGCTACGTCGAGCAGGCCCCGACGCCGGAGGAGGTCGGCTTCGACCTGGTGCAGGTGAGGGGGGAGTGGCGCATCGCCGACCTGCCGCCCGGGGTCCTGGTCAGCCAGGTCGACGCCGCACGGGTGCTCACCGACTTCGAGGTGTACTTCCTCGACCCGACCCTGCGGTACCTGGTCCCCGACGTCCGGTGGTTCCCGCGGCTCACCTCCTCGGCGACGTCGCTGGTCCGGGCGCTGCTGGGTGGCCCCAGCACGCCGTACCTCGGCGCCCTGGTATCGGCCGCTCCCGCGGGCACCCGGCTGGACCTGCCGACGGTGCAGGTGGTCGACGGCGTGGCCACGGTCGACCTCACCGACGAGGTCCTCGACGCCGACCGCGAGGAGAGGGCCCTGCTGCGGGCGCAGCTGCTGCAGACACTGCGGGCGGTACCGGGAGTGGCCGAGGTCGTCGTCAGCGTCGACGGCTCCCCGCTGGACCAGCTCACCGGGCAGGACGCGCCCGACGCCCCGCAGCTGCTCGTCGACCCGGTCGTCGACGACCGGCCGTTCGTGCTGGGCGCCCCGCCCGCCGACGCCGTGGCCCCCGGGTCGCAGGGCGAGGTGGAGGGTGAGACCGGCGACGGGACCGAGGGTGAGGCTGAGGTCGAGGGTGAGACGCCGGCCCTCGGCGACGCAGGACCCGTGGACGGCGGGGCGTCGGTCCCCGTGCTCGGCGCGGACGGCCGGCCCCTGGCGGCGCCGGGCTCCTCGGTGCTGCGCCTGGACCGCCTCGACCCGGTGCCCGTCGAGGGCACCGACCCGCTGGCGGCCGAGGTCGCCACGGGGCTCGCGGTGTCCCAGGACGCCTCCGTCCTGGCCGGCCTCGACGCGTCCCGCCGCACCCTGTGGCTGCAGACCCAGGCCGGCGCGGCGCCCCTGCCGCTGGTGTCCGGCCGCGGCGAGCTGCTCGCCCCGAGCTTCGACCCGCCGGGTCTGCCGTGGGTGTGGACGGTGTCCGCCGGCACGGCCGGGTCGGGCGAGGTGCCCACCGTCCTGGCCGCCACCGCGGGCGACGGCGCGGCCCCCGCGACCGAGCTGGTCGAGGCGCGGTTCCTCGTGCCCGGCGACGAGGTGCGCGCGGTGCGGGTGAGCCGGGACGGCGCGCGCGTGCTGCTCGTCGTCTCCCACGGCGACGGCTCCGTGGACGTCGAGGTGCGGGGCGTCCGCCGGGACGCCGCGGGACGGCCCCTGTCGCTGTCCGAGGCCGCGTTCACCGTGGCTGCGCCGCTGTCGGACGCCGTGGACGCCGGCTGGGTGACCGACGAGCAGGTGGTCGTCCTCGGTCGCGAGGGCGAGGAGGCCGTGGGGCCGGTGGTCTCGCAGGTCGGCGGCACGACGGAAGCCCTGGCGCCCACGCCGGGCGCGGTGTCCGTGAGCGCGGGGAGCAGCGCCCGGAGCATCGTCGTGGGCACGGCGGACGGCACGGTGCTGCGCCGCTCGGGCGCGCTGTGGCTGGACGGGCCCGCCGGGGTGTCGCCGGTCTACCCGGGCTGA
- the mtrB gene encoding MtrAB system histidine kinase MtrB, whose translation MNQLAGLVGAVASRWRRSLQVRVVALTLALGTVVVLALGQFILLDVADGLVEQRRSFALDDARAQVAVAQETFDQAPAQNAVAEQQLVNDLLPRLEGGSGPEPLREVVLLRAARNDRTVTLDEVSSNSLLPSTVTPELREGVEADPDRLQSQLLQVRAPGGPDGVPALAVGATVTLPLSGEHELYLVYRLEQEQQNLAVVERALLIGQLVLVLLVAGIAWLVTRLVVEPVREAAGTAQRLSAGALSERMAERGDDDLAMLSRSFNAMADSLQRQIVQLEQLSHLQQRFVSDVSHELRTPLTTIRMAADLLHDRRQDFDPDTARSVELLQGQIDRFEVLLADLLEVSRFDAGAAELDVETVDVSALVRHASDMVAGLAASKGVDLVVHAPAQPVMGQVDRRRLERVVRNLVSNAVEHAEGGDVTVRLGWDAQSVAVGVRDHGIGLDPAELERVFDRFWRADPARARTSGGTGLGLAISLEDARLHGGRIEVWGAPGQGAHFVLTVPRRAGADPGPGPLVVRPPDALAPPSGPGGTVLRDVAVGHPASIPALPVDVVSSQTAPIPVFRPEAQPPGRVEVTR comes from the coding sequence GACGTCGCCGACGGCCTGGTCGAGCAGCGCCGCAGCTTCGCCCTGGACGACGCCCGCGCGCAGGTCGCCGTGGCGCAGGAGACCTTCGACCAGGCCCCCGCGCAGAACGCCGTCGCCGAGCAGCAGCTGGTCAACGACCTGCTGCCCCGGCTCGAGGGCGGGTCCGGGCCGGAGCCGCTGCGCGAGGTGGTGCTGCTGCGGGCGGCGCGCAACGACCGGACGGTCACCCTCGACGAGGTGTCGAGCAACAGCCTGCTGCCCAGCACCGTCACGCCCGAGCTGCGCGAGGGCGTCGAGGCCGACCCCGACCGGCTGCAGAGCCAGCTGCTGCAGGTGCGCGCCCCCGGCGGGCCGGACGGCGTCCCGGCGCTCGCGGTCGGGGCGACGGTCACGCTCCCGCTGTCCGGGGAGCACGAGCTGTACCTGGTGTACCGGCTGGAGCAGGAGCAGCAGAACCTCGCGGTCGTCGAGCGCGCCCTGCTCATCGGCCAGCTCGTCCTCGTCCTGCTCGTCGCCGGCATCGCGTGGCTGGTCACCCGGCTCGTCGTGGAGCCCGTGCGGGAGGCCGCGGGCACGGCGCAGCGGCTGTCGGCGGGGGCGCTGTCGGAGCGGATGGCCGAGCGCGGCGACGACGACCTGGCGATGCTCTCGCGCAGCTTCAACGCCATGGCCGACTCCCTCCAGCGGCAGATCGTCCAGCTCGAGCAGCTGTCGCACCTGCAGCAGCGCTTCGTCAGCGACGTCTCCCACGAGCTGCGCACGCCGCTGACGACGATCCGGATGGCGGCGGACCTGCTCCACGACCGACGGCAGGACTTCGACCCCGACACCGCCCGCAGCGTCGAGCTGCTGCAGGGGCAGATCGACCGCTTCGAGGTGCTGCTCGCGGACCTGCTCGAGGTGAGCCGCTTCGACGCGGGCGCCGCCGAGCTCGACGTGGAGACCGTCGACGTCAGCGCGCTGGTGCGCCACGCCAGCGACATGGTGGCCGGGCTCGCCGCCTCCAAGGGCGTCGACCTGGTGGTGCACGCCCCCGCCCAGCCGGTCATGGGCCAGGTCGACCGCCGCCGGCTGGAGCGCGTGGTCCGCAACCTCGTCTCCAACGCCGTGGAGCACGCCGAGGGCGGCGACGTCACCGTGCGGCTCGGCTGGGACGCGCAGTCCGTCGCGGTGGGCGTCCGGGACCACGGCATCGGCCTGGACCCGGCCGAGCTCGAGCGGGTCTTCGACCGGTTCTGGCGGGCCGACCCGGCACGGGCCCGGACGAGCGGCGGCACCGGTCTCGGCCTGGCGATCTCGCTCGAGGACGCCCGGCTGCACGGCGGCCGGATCGAGGTGTGGGGCGCCCCGGGGCAGGGCGCGCACTTCGTCCTCACGGTGCCGCGTCGCGCCGGGGCCGACCCCGGTCCGGGCCCGCTCGTGGTCCGTCCGCCCGACGCGCTCGCCCCGCCGTCCGGCCCCGGCGGCACGGTCCTGCGCGACGTCGCCGTCGGCCACCCCGCGTCCATCCCGGCCCTGCCGGTCGACGTCGTGTCCTCCCAGACGGCGCCCATCCCCGTGTTCCGGCCCGAGGCGCAGCCGCCCGGGCGCGTCGAGGTGACCCGGTGA